Proteins from a single region of Eremothecium gossypii ATCC 10895 chromosome VI, complete sequence:
- the SDH7 gene encoding Sdh7p (Syntenic homolog of Saccharomyces cerevisiae YDR511W (ACN9)) gives MRTTNHLYRTVHRQGKPLLPPLHLYRRILRAHRTFPPAQRALGDEYVKSEFKLHKNIDNPVHIIGFLASWQDYFHMISTNSWAEGTLSKSLVDQMSSEQIVQLYELMKETKQLGGASAESGSSLS, from the coding sequence ATGCGCACTACAAATCACCTCTACCGCACAGTACATCGCCAGGGAAAGCCACTTCTACCACCACTACACCTTTACAGAAGAATCTTGCGCGCCCACCGCACTTTCCCGCCGGCACAGCGCGCCCTCGGAGACGAATACGTGAAGTCGGAATTTAAACTACACAAGAACATTGATAACCCGGTCCATATTATCGGCTTCCTGGCTTCCTGGCAGGACTATTTCCACATGATTTCCACCAACAGCTGGGCTGAAGGTACACTTTCGAAGAGCCTAGTTGACCAGATGTCGTCAGAGCAAATCGTACAACTGTACGAGCTTATGAAAGAAACCAAACAGCTGGGGGGCGCTTCCGCAGAGAGCGGATCCTCCTTGAGTTGA